One Acidimicrobiales bacterium DNA window includes the following coding sequences:
- a CDS encoding phosphoribosylaminoimidazolesuccinocarboxamide synthase — MSQFPLPHLQSGKVRDIFGVDDDRLLMVTSDRLSAFDVVMDEPIPQKGRVLTAMSAFWFGETADVVKGHLLSAEVDDLPAEVRAVADREDLHGRVMLTRNAVMLPIECIVRGYLSGSAWREYRASGTMHGTRLPEGLEESEQLPEPVFTPSTKAVEGHDVNISFPEAVNVLEAELPGRGAELAAQVRDVSVELYRRGAAWARERGIIIADTKFELGLVDGDLVLCDEVLTPDSSRFWPVDGYAPGGTPPSFDKQPVRDFLDRLSWDKKPPAPPLPDDVVQATSARYVEAYERVIGRSFAGWPGATATGA; from the coding sequence ATGTCCCAGTTCCCGCTCCCGCACCTGCAGTCCGGCAAGGTGCGCGACATCTTCGGCGTCGACGACGACCGACTGTTGATGGTGACCAGCGACCGCCTGTCGGCGTTCGACGTGGTGATGGACGAGCCGATCCCGCAGAAGGGCCGTGTGCTCACGGCGATGTCGGCGTTCTGGTTCGGCGAGACGGCCGACGTCGTGAAGGGTCACCTGCTGTCCGCCGAGGTGGACGACCTGCCGGCCGAGGTGCGGGCGGTCGCCGACCGCGAGGACCTGCACGGTCGCGTCATGCTCACCCGCAACGCCGTGATGCTGCCGATCGAGTGCATCGTGCGCGGCTACCTGTCGGGCTCGGCCTGGCGGGAGTACCGGGCCTCCGGCACGATGCACGGCACGCGGCTGCCCGAGGGGCTGGAGGAGTCCGAGCAGCTGCCCGAGCCGGTGTTCACCCCGTCGACCAAGGCCGTCGAGGGCCACGACGTGAACATCTCGTTCCCCGAGGCGGTCAACGTTCTCGAAGCGGAGCTGCCCGGCCGTGGCGCCGAACTGGCGGCGCAGGTGCGCGACGTCAGCGTCGAGCTGTACCGGCGGGGCGCGGCCTGGGCGCGGGAGCGCGGCATCATCATCGCCGACACCAAGTTCGAGCTGGGCCTGGTCGACGGCGACCTCGTGCTGTGCGACGAGGTGCTGACGCCCGACTCGTCGCGCTTCTGGCCGGTCGACGGCTACGCGCCGGGTGGAACCCCGCCGTCGTTCGACAAGCAGCCGGTGCGCGACTTCCTCGACCGGCTCAGCTGGGACAAGAAGCCCCCGGCTCCGCCGTTGCCCGACGACGTGGTGCAGGCGACCAGCGCACGCTACGTCGAGGCGTACGAGCGGGTCATCGGCCGGTCGTTCGCCGGTTGGCCCGGCGCGACCGCCACCGGCGCGTAG
- the purB gene encoding adenylosuccinate lyase, with the protein MTSPRALPDVLAARYASTPMVELWSPERKVVLERQLWIAVMAAQRELGVDIPAAVIDDYRAVVEKVDLASIDARERVTRHDVKARLEEFSSLAGHEYAHAGMTSRDLTENVEQLQVRRALELVRDRMVTTLARLAELAAEHSAQVMAGRSHNVAAQATTLGKRFANAGEELLQSYARVDELLARYPLRGIKGPVGTQQDQVDLLGDPAKVEQLEEAVQRHLGFGRRLTNVGQVYPRSLDFDVVAALVQAVAGPSSLATTIRLMAGHELVTEGFAPGQVGSSAMPHKMNTRSCERVNGLAVVLRGHLSMVSELAGDQWNEGDVSCSVVRRVALPGAFLATDGLFETFLSVLAGFGAYPAVIERELARYLPFLATTKVLVAALRQGVGREQAHEAIKEHAVAAALALREGAADNDLVDRLAGDPRLGLDRGALAALLSDRAGFVGAAPQQVEAFCAQVAGLVARHPDAAAYRPEPVL; encoded by the coding sequence GTGACCAGTCCGCGCGCCTTACCGGATGTCTTGGCGGCTCGGTACGCGAGCACGCCGATGGTCGAGCTGTGGTCGCCCGAGCGCAAGGTGGTGCTGGAGCGGCAGCTGTGGATCGCGGTGATGGCCGCGCAGCGTGAGCTCGGCGTCGACATCCCCGCCGCGGTGATCGACGACTACCGGGCGGTCGTCGAGAAGGTCGACCTGGCGTCGATCGACGCCCGCGAGCGGGTGACCCGTCACGACGTGAAGGCCCGGCTCGAGGAGTTCTCGTCGCTCGCGGGCCACGAGTACGCCCACGCCGGGATGACGTCGCGCGACCTCACCGAGAACGTCGAGCAGCTGCAGGTCCGCCGGGCGCTGGAGCTGGTGCGCGACCGGATGGTCACCACGCTGGCCCGGCTGGCCGAGCTGGCGGCCGAGCACTCGGCACAGGTGATGGCCGGTCGCAGCCACAACGTCGCCGCCCAGGCGACCACCCTCGGCAAGCGCTTCGCCAACGCCGGCGAGGAGCTGCTGCAGTCCTACGCCCGGGTCGACGAGCTGCTGGCCCGCTACCCGCTGCGGGGCATCAAGGGCCCGGTCGGCACCCAGCAGGACCAGGTCGACCTCCTCGGCGACCCCGCCAAGGTCGAGCAGCTCGAAGAAGCGGTGCAGCGGCACCTCGGCTTCGGCCGGCGGCTCACCAACGTGGGCCAGGTGTATCCCCGGTCGCTCGACTTCGACGTGGTCGCCGCGCTGGTCCAGGCCGTCGCCGGGCCGTCGTCGCTCGCCACCACCATCCGCCTGATGGCCGGCCACGAGCTGGTCACCGAGGGCTTCGCACCCGGCCAGGTCGGCAGCTCCGCCATGCCGCACAAGATGAACACCCGCTCCTGCGAGCGGGTCAACGGCCTGGCCGTGGTGCTCCGGGGGCACCTGTCGATGGTGTCCGAGCTGGCCGGCGACCAGTGGAACGAGGGCGACGTGTCCTGCTCGGTGGTCCGTCGGGTGGCGCTGCCCGGGGCGTTCCTGGCGACCGACGGCCTGTTCGAGACGTTCCTGTCGGTGCTCGCCGGCTTCGGCGCCTACCCCGCGGTGATCGAGCGGGAGCTGGCCCGCTACCTGCCGTTCCTCGCCACCACCAAGGTGCTGGTGGCGGCGCTGCGCCAAGGGGTCGGCCGCGAGCAGGCACACGAGGCGATCAAGGAGCACGCCGTCGCCGCGGCCCTGGCGCTGCGCGAGGGTGCGGCCGACAACGACCTGGTCGACCGGCTCGCCGGCGACCCCCGGCTGGGCCTCGACCGCGGTGCCCTGGCGGCGCTGCTGTCCGACCGGGCGGGCTTCGTGGGTGCCGCCCCGCAGCAGGTGGAGGCCTTCTGCGCCCAGGTGGCCGGGCTCGTCGCCCGCCATCCCGACGCGGCCGCCTACCGGCCCGAGCCCGTCCTCTGA
- the purE gene encoding 5-(carboxyamino)imidazole ribonucleotide mutase gives MTTRKIAVLMGSASDKDKMAPAADTLARFGIDADVRVMSAHRSPALVAELASTAREQGYSGFICGAGMAAHLAGVVAAHTTLPVIGVPLSGGALNGVDALYATVQMPKGIPVATVAIDGAMNAALLAVQILAVDDEVLAKQLADHRAEMVPPQ, from the coding sequence GTGACGACCAGGAAGATCGCCGTGCTCATGGGCTCGGCGAGCGACAAGGACAAGATGGCACCGGCCGCCGACACGCTGGCCCGCTTCGGCATCGACGCCGACGTGCGGGTCATGTCGGCCCACCGCAGCCCCGCCCTGGTGGCGGAGCTGGCCTCGACCGCCCGCGAGCAGGGCTACTCGGGCTTCATCTGTGGCGCCGGGATGGCCGCCCACCTGGCCGGAGTGGTCGCCGCGCACACGACCCTCCCCGTCATCGGCGTGCCGCTGTCGGGCGGGGCGCTCAACGGTGTCGACGCGCTGTACGCCACCGTGCAGATGCCGAAGGGCATCCCCGTGGCCACCGTCGCGATCGACGGCGCCATGAACGCGGCGCTGCTGGCGGTGCAGATCCTCGCCGTCGACGACGAGGTCCTCGCCAAGCAGCTGGCCGACCATCGCGCAGAAATGGTGCCACCTCAGTGA
- the purD gene encoding phosphoribosylamine--glycine ligase, giving the protein MRVCVIGSGGREHALAHVLGRSAEVVVTPGNPGIPGSVDVPPREVQADLFVVGPEAPLVEGLADALRGDGRLVFGPGGAGAQLEGSKAWMKDLLRSAGVPTARYGAFTEEEPAIEFLRSLPGPWVVKTDGLAAGKGVLVAESFDAAAADVRAKLSGTSGFGAAGRRVVIEEGLSGPELSLLAICDGTRAVPLAPAQDFKRLGDGDEGPNTGGMGAYSPVPFAGKDVVGEVMDRFVEPSLAELRRRGIDYRGVLYAGLMLTPEGPKLLEYNVRFGDPEAQVVLPRIESDLVDLLGEAAAGHIRGEPTFVDEAAVTVVMASPGYPESPRTGDVIRGIAEAEATGATVFCAGVASDEEGRLVTAGGRVLNVTGFGENLPEARNRAYDAVNMVDWPGEQHRSDIAHNPSNHPATAPRGLGS; this is encoded by the coding sequence ATGCGCGTCTGCGTGATCGGATCGGGCGGGCGAGAGCATGCGTTGGCCCACGTGCTGGGCCGCAGCGCCGAGGTCGTCGTCACCCCGGGGAACCCGGGCATCCCGGGGTCGGTCGACGTGCCGCCCCGCGAGGTGCAGGCCGACCTGTTCGTGGTGGGGCCCGAGGCGCCGCTGGTCGAGGGCCTGGCCGACGCCCTGCGCGGCGACGGGCGCCTGGTGTTCGGCCCCGGCGGGGCGGGCGCGCAGCTGGAGGGCTCGAAGGCCTGGATGAAGGACCTGCTCCGGTCGGCCGGCGTGCCCACCGCCCGCTACGGCGCCTTCACCGAGGAGGAGCCGGCGATCGAGTTCCTGCGCAGCCTGCCCGGCCCGTGGGTGGTGAAGACCGACGGGCTCGCCGCCGGCAAGGGCGTGCTGGTGGCCGAGTCGTTCGACGCCGCGGCCGCCGACGTGCGGGCCAAGCTCTCGGGGACGTCGGGGTTCGGCGCCGCTGGCCGCCGGGTGGTGATCGAGGAGGGCCTGAGCGGGCCGGAGCTGTCGCTGCTCGCCATCTGTGACGGCACCCGCGCCGTCCCGCTCGCCCCGGCGCAGGACTTCAAGCGCCTCGGCGACGGCGACGAAGGCCCCAACACCGGCGGCATGGGCGCCTACTCGCCGGTGCCGTTCGCCGGGAAGGACGTGGTCGGCGAGGTGATGGACCGCTTCGTCGAGCCGAGCCTGGCCGAGCTGCGGCGCCGCGGCATCGACTACCGGGGCGTGCTCTACGCCGGCCTGATGCTCACGCCCGAGGGCCCGAAGCTGCTGGAGTACAACGTCCGCTTCGGCGATCCCGAGGCGCAGGTGGTACTGCCCCGCATCGAGTCCGACCTGGTCGACCTGCTGGGCGAGGCCGCCGCGGGGCACATCCGCGGCGAGCCGACGTTCGTCGACGAGGCCGCGGTCACCGTGGTGATGGCGTCGCCGGGCTACCCCGAGAGCCCTCGGACCGGCGACGTGATCCGGGGCATCGCCGAGGCCGAGGCGACCGGCGCCACCGTGTTCTGCGCCGGCGTGGCGTCCGACGAGGAGGGCCGGCTGGTCACTGCGGGTGGCCGGGTGCTGAACGTGACCGGATTCGGAGAAAACCTGCCCGAAGCCCGGAACCGTGCCTACGACGCGGTCAACATGGTCGACTGGCCGGGCGAGCAGCACCGTTCCGACATCGCACACAACCCGTCCAACCACCCCGCCACCGCCCCAAGAGGCCTCGGCAGCTGA
- a CDS encoding adenylosuccinate synthase — MPATIMVGTQWGDEGKGRFTDLLAKESHMVVRYQGGHNAGHTLVVDGESYALQLMPSGVLYDHIVPVIGNGVVIDPVVLFDEMDMLTRRGIDCSRLRVSSNAHLILPYHQLLDRVTERHLGKNKLGTTRRGIGPTYADKAARVGLRVQDLYDAKIFRQKLDLVLREKGQLLAKVYNQLPPSADEIAEKYLGEIAPRLKEYVADTVNLVHDGLEAGQHILFEGAQATFLDLDHGTYPYVTSSNPVAGGVCTGAGVGPRYIDRVVGVAKAYVTRVGAGPFPTELFDEAGDVLVDRGHEFGTNTGRRRRPGWFDAVMLRHAVRLNSLSELAITKLDVLDTFDTVKVCVAYEADGRRYERFPDDQSLLHAVTPVYEELPGWSTDLSGSTELHQLPAAAQKYLDFLEEQVQVPVSLVGVGPGRDQFVHRTS; from the coding sequence GTGCCGGCGACGATCATGGTCGGAACCCAATGGGGTGACGAGGGCAAGGGCAGGTTCACCGACCTCCTGGCCAAGGAGAGCCACATGGTCGTCCGCTACCAGGGCGGCCACAACGCGGGCCACACCCTGGTCGTCGACGGTGAGAGCTACGCCCTCCAGCTGATGCCCAGCGGGGTGCTGTACGACCACATCGTGCCGGTGATCGGCAACGGCGTGGTGATCGACCCGGTGGTGCTGTTCGACGAGATGGACATGCTCACCCGCCGCGGCATCGACTGCTCCCGCCTCCGGGTGAGCTCGAACGCCCACCTGATCCTGCCCTACCACCAGCTCCTCGACCGGGTCACCGAGCGGCACCTGGGCAAGAACAAGCTGGGCACCACGCGCCGCGGCATCGGTCCCACCTACGCCGACAAGGCCGCCCGCGTCGGCCTGCGGGTGCAGGACCTCTACGACGCCAAGATCTTCCGCCAGAAGCTCGACCTGGTGCTGCGGGAGAAGGGCCAGCTGCTGGCCAAGGTCTACAACCAGCTCCCCCCGAGCGCCGACGAGATCGCGGAGAAGTACCTGGGTGAGATCGCGCCCCGGTTGAAGGAGTACGTGGCCGACACGGTCAACCTGGTGCACGACGGGCTCGAGGCCGGCCAGCACATCCTGTTCGAGGGGGCGCAGGCCACCTTCCTCGACCTCGACCACGGCACCTATCCCTACGTCACCTCGTCGAACCCGGTGGCGGGCGGCGTCTGCACCGGCGCCGGGGTCGGCCCCCGGTACATCGACCGGGTGGTCGGCGTCGCCAAGGCCTACGTCACCCGGGTGGGGGCGGGGCCGTTCCCGACGGAGCTGTTCGACGAGGCCGGCGACGTGCTGGTCGACCGGGGCCACGAGTTCGGCACCAACACCGGCCGGCGGCGGCGTCCCGGCTGGTTCGACGCGGTGATGCTGCGCCACGCGGTGCGGCTCAACTCGCTGTCGGAGCTGGCCATCACCAAGCTCGACGTGCTCGACACCTTCGACACCGTGAAGGTGTGCGTGGCCTACGAGGCCGACGGGCGGCGCTACGAGCGCTTCCCCGACGACCAGTCGCTGCTGCACGCGGTGACCCCGGTGTACGAGGAGCTGCCCGGCTGGTCGACCGACCTGTCCGGGTCCACCGAGCTGCACCAGCTGCCGGCCGCGGCCCAGAAGTACCTCGACTTCCTCGAGGAGCAGGTGCAGGTGCCGGTGTCGCTGGTCGGCGTGGGGCCGGGCCGCGACCAGTTCGTCCACCGGACCTCTTGA